A single genomic interval of Rosistilla ulvae harbors:
- a CDS encoding sulfatase-like hydrolase/transferase: MKSLLHRALLLLVAFGSTSLLSLARGADQPNFVFLISEDNSMHYMKMFDPHGAATPNIEALAANGLLFENAFSNAPVCSVARTTLITSCYGPRIGTQFHRRSQPAPMPEGLRMWPAYLRDAGYYTTNNSKKDYNAIEGPGVWDASSGKANWRGRKPGQPFFHKQSFGTTHESRLHFSRQSMEENPTTTDPAIVFVAPYHPDTPTFRYTNAKYRDLMQQVDAEIGKVVDRLEADGLLEETFIFYFGDHGGVLPRGKGYAYDSGLHIPLVVRIPAKYQHLVDATRGSRSEGFVSFIDFGPTLLHLAAVDVPQGVDGKPFLGPGISAAELASRDEAFGYADRFDEKWDLVRTLRKGRYEYVRSFQPFNFDGLHNNYRYKSLAFQEWRDLFAAGELNAVQAQFFQPRSVEALYDLKSDPHETINLAGDPRYADVLMELRTQLGQRMRQMPDLSLFPESVLIDQAMDNPVAFGQWQQERIAAAMDVADLSLQPFLDAAPAIAKTLAAEDELLRYWGCIVCSCHGKQAASMADVLRRLAVGDASRLVRVRAAESLSLIAGEDPRPVIMQALRSTTSPLEAAEILNTVVMLQDGPTAVDFEITAASLASLKLTASDDAALRRLEYLDPSFQPIAKKKQPQGKAKKRP; encoded by the coding sequence ATGAAATCGCTGCTCCATCGCGCGTTATTGCTGCTGGTTGCGTTCGGATCGACATCGCTCCTTTCGTTGGCTCGCGGAGCCGACCAACCGAACTTTGTCTTCCTTATCTCCGAAGACAATTCGATGCACTATATGAAGATGTTCGATCCTCACGGCGCAGCGACTCCAAATATCGAAGCCCTTGCCGCCAATGGGCTGTTGTTCGAAAACGCCTTCTCCAACGCGCCGGTCTGCTCGGTCGCTCGCACGACATTAATTACAAGTTGTTACGGGCCGCGGATCGGCACGCAGTTCCATCGTCGCAGCCAGCCCGCTCCGATGCCCGAAGGGTTACGGATGTGGCCCGCCTATCTCCGCGATGCCGGCTACTACACGACCAACAACAGCAAAAAAGATTACAACGCGATCGAAGGTCCCGGCGTCTGGGATGCGTCGTCGGGCAAAGCGAATTGGCGCGGCCGCAAACCGGGCCAACCCTTCTTCCATAAACAGTCGTTCGGAACGACGCACGAGAGCCGGCTGCATTTCTCGCGTCAGTCGATGGAGGAGAACCCGACGACCACCGATCCCGCAATCGTCTTCGTCGCTCCCTACCATCCCGACACGCCGACCTTCCGCTACACCAACGCCAAGTATCGCGATCTGATGCAGCAGGTCGATGCAGAGATCGGCAAGGTCGTCGATCGATTGGAAGCGGACGGTCTGTTGGAGGAGACTTTCATTTTCTACTTCGGCGATCATGGCGGAGTGTTGCCGCGCGGCAAGGGCTACGCCTACGACAGCGGTTTGCACATTCCGCTGGTCGTGCGGATTCCGGCCAAGTACCAACATCTTGTCGACGCCACGCGAGGCAGCCGCAGCGAAGGCTTTGTCAGCTTCATCGACTTCGGCCCGACACTGCTTCATTTGGCGGCAGTCGACGTGCCACAAGGCGTCGACGGTAAACCGTTTTTGGGACCAGGGATCTCGGCCGCCGAACTGGCCAGCCGCGACGAAGCGTTTGGTTACGCCGACCGATTCGATGAAAAGTGGGACCTCGTGCGGACGCTGCGGAAGGGACGTTACGAATACGTTCGCAGCTTCCAACCGTTTAATTTTGATGGCTTGCATAACAACTATCGCTACAAATCGCTGGCCTTTCAGGAATGGAGAGATCTGTTTGCGGCGGGCGAGTTGAACGCCGTGCAGGCTCAATTTTTCCAACCTCGCAGCGTCGAAGCGTTATACGATTTGAAGTCCGATCCGCACGAAACGATCAACTTGGCCGGCGATCCTCGATACGCCGACGTGCTGATGGAGTTGCGAACGCAATTGGGACAACGGATGCGGCAGATGCCCGACCTCAGCCTGTTTCCCGAGAGCGTGCTGATCGACCAAGCGATGGATAACCCGGTGGCGTTTGGTCAGTGGCAGCAGGAGCGAATCGCGGCGGCAATGGATGTCGCCGATCTCAGCTTGCAACCGTTCCTCGATGCGGCGCCGGCGATCGCTAAAACGCTCGCCGCAGAGGATGAACTGCTCCGCTACTGGGGCTGCATCGTTTGCAGCTGTCACGGCAAACAGGCGGCATCGATGGCAGACGTTCTGCGCCGACTGGCGGTCGGTGACGCCAGCCGCTTGGTCCGGGTGAGGGCTGCGGAAAGCTTGAGTCTGATCGCCGGGGAGGATCCGCGGCCGGTGATCATGCAGGCGCTGCGATCGACGACTTCGCCACTCGAAGCGGCGGAGATCCTGAACACGGTCGTGATGCTTCAAGACGGCCCGACGGCTGTCGATTTCGAGATTACCGCGGCGTCGCTGGCAAGCTTAAAATTGACGGCTAGCGACGATGCGGCGCTGCGACGGCTGGAGTATCTGGATCCGAGCTTCCAGCCGATCGCAAAAAAGAAGCAGCCGCAGGGCAAAGCGAAAAAGCGGCCTTGA
- a CDS encoding ferrochelatase, with product MPVTATDLTNATAPAPESLDAFLLISFGGPEGLEDVVPFLENVLRGKNVPHERMLEVAEHYKKFGGKSPINDQNRELLSAVHHELRRAGVQLPIYWGNRNWEPTIADALMSMRDDGKKNGIAFFTSMFSCYSGCRQYRENIADAQKQIGPNAPTIVRLRLGFNHPSFIEAVASRLNDALAAFPEAVRGEVPVLFTAHSIPISMAENCNYVQQLTEASRLVAQQTGSANWELCYQSRSGPPQVPWLEPDICDRIEALHQQAAADGGSLDRLVILPIGFTSDHMEVIYDLDDEAAALCKSLGIEMQRAGTVGTHPSFVRMIRELVEERIGRRDGRATAGELPACEDVCPADCCTYTPTRPGRPRA from the coding sequence GTGCCAGTAACCGCTACCGATTTGACCAATGCAACGGCTCCGGCCCCCGAGAGTCTCGACGCCTTTTTGTTGATCTCCTTCGGTGGACCGGAGGGGCTCGAAGACGTCGTCCCGTTCTTGGAGAACGTGCTGCGAGGCAAAAACGTTCCGCATGAGCGGATGCTTGAAGTTGCCGAACATTACAAAAAGTTTGGCGGCAAGAGTCCGATCAACGATCAGAATCGCGAACTGTTGAGCGCCGTCCATCACGAACTGCGTCGCGCCGGCGTGCAGCTGCCGATCTACTGGGGCAACCGCAACTGGGAACCGACGATCGCCGACGCGTTGATGAGCATGCGCGACGACGGCAAGAAAAACGGAATCGCTTTTTTCACCAGCATGTTCAGCTGTTACAGCGGATGCCGCCAGTACCGCGAAAACATCGCCGACGCCCAAAAGCAGATCGGCCCCAACGCACCGACGATCGTTCGGCTGCGGTTGGGATTCAATCACCCCAGCTTTATCGAAGCGGTTGCCAGTCGCTTGAACGACGCTTTGGCCGCTTTCCCCGAAGCGGTTCGCGGCGAGGTGCCGGTCCTGTTCACCGCTCACAGCATCCCGATTTCGATGGCTGAAAACTGCAACTACGTGCAGCAGTTGACCGAGGCTTCGCGATTGGTCGCCCAACAGACCGGATCGGCTAATTGGGAACTGTGTTATCAAAGTCGCAGCGGCCCGCCGCAGGTTCCGTGGTTGGAGCCCGATATCTGCGACCGGATCGAAGCCTTGCATCAGCAAGCCGCCGCCGACGGCGGATCGCTCGATCGTTTGGTGATCTTGCCGATCGGATTCACATCGGATCACATGGAAGTCATCTACGACCTCGACGACGAAGCGGCCGCCCTTTGCAAATCGCTGGGGATCGAAATGCAACGCGCCGGGACTGTCGGGACGCATCCAAGTTTTGTCCGCATGATCCGCGAACTGGTGGAAGAGCGGATCGGTCGCCGCGACGGACGAGCGACTGCAGGCGAATTGCCCGCCTGCGAAGATGTTTGCCCGGCCGATTGCTGCACCTACACGCCGACTCGCCCCGGCCGGCCGCGAGCTTGA
- the mgtE gene encoding magnesium transporter: MNHLQLDPATEDEAPEAAGIAEIANLVATGEMADAVVALDRLSPDSQAEAVASLTPELAANLMEHVVEASAVEIIDHLPTSVAALILDEVTSDHRADLIAELSEANAAEIIDQMTPEEAADARTLMQYASDTAGGLMITEYVSFQADQTVRDVIEDLAENADEYRHYDIQYSFVCDGERLVGVLPLRDLLLSKRATPLRDIMVANPISVLDTMSLDDVEDLLESHAFLGVPVIDAQGDLLGVVQRAAVEYARSEQQRSDYLKSQGIVGGEEVRSLPLLDRSKRRLSWLSVNILLNIMAASVIAFFQDTLESVIALAVFLPIISDMSGCSGNQAVAVSMRELSLGLVKPNEALRVWFKEISVGILNGFTLGLLIATAAMLWKGDAMLGFVVGFALCMNTMIAVSFGGVVPLILKRAGVDPAIASGPLLTTITDMCGFFLVLGLASLLLV, translated from the coding sequence ATGAATCATTTGCAGCTCGACCCCGCAACGGAAGACGAAGCCCCGGAAGCTGCGGGGATTGCCGAGATCGCGAACCTTGTTGCAACGGGCGAGATGGCTGATGCCGTGGTCGCGTTGGATCGGCTGTCCCCCGATTCGCAAGCCGAAGCTGTCGCCAGCCTAACGCCCGAGCTCGCTGCGAATTTGATGGAGCATGTGGTCGAAGCGAGTGCTGTCGAGATCATCGATCACCTGCCGACCAGCGTCGCCGCGCTGATCCTCGACGAGGTGACCAGCGATCACCGCGCCGACCTGATCGCCGAACTGTCCGAAGCCAACGCCGCGGAGATCATCGACCAGATGACTCCCGAAGAGGCGGCCGACGCGCGGACGTTGATGCAATACGCATCGGACACCGCCGGCGGTCTGATGATCACCGAATACGTCAGCTTTCAAGCCGACCAAACGGTCCGCGATGTGATCGAGGACCTCGCCGAAAACGCGGATGAATACCGGCATTACGACATCCAATATTCGTTTGTCTGCGATGGCGAGCGGTTGGTCGGCGTGCTGCCGCTGCGAGATCTGCTCCTCTCTAAACGCGCCACTCCGCTTCGCGACATCATGGTCGCCAATCCGATCTCGGTGCTCGATACGATGTCGTTGGACGATGTCGAAGACTTGCTCGAATCGCACGCCTTTCTAGGCGTTCCGGTGATCGATGCCCAAGGCGATTTGCTGGGCGTCGTGCAGCGAGCCGCTGTTGAATACGCCCGCAGCGAACAACAACGCAGCGACTATTTGAAGAGCCAGGGTATCGTAGGTGGCGAAGAGGTGCGTAGTCTGCCGCTGCTGGATCGCAGCAAGCGGCGACTTTCATGGCTGAGCGTCAACATCTTGCTGAATATCATGGCGGCAAGCGTGATCGCTTTCTTCCAGGACACGCTCGAATCGGTGATCGCCCTGGCGGTCTTCCTGCCGATCATCTCCGACATGAGCGGCTGCAGCGGCAATCAAGCGGTCGCCGTGAGTATGCGAGAACTCTCCCTCGGGTTGGTCAAACCGAACGAAGCCCTCCGCGTTTGGTTCAAAGAGATTTCGGTTGGCATCCTCAACGGCTTCACGCTCGGATTGCTGATCGCCACCGCGGCGATGCTGTGGAAAGGGGACGCGATGCTCGGCTTTGTCGTTGGATTCGCGCTCTGCATGAACACGATGATCGCCGTCTCGTTTGGCGGCGTGGTTCCGCTGATTTTGAAACGAGCTGGGGTTGATCCGGCGATCGCATCGGGCCCGTTGCTGACGACGATCACCGATATGTGCGGCTTCTTCTTGGTCCTCGGCCTGGCCAGCCTGTTGCTTGTGTAG